The Toxorhynchites rutilus septentrionalis strain SRP chromosome 3, ASM2978413v1, whole genome shotgun sequence genome includes a region encoding these proteins:
- the LOC129777245 gene encoding uncharacterized protein LOC129777245, with the protein MKKMTEPDRGKQCKERNFRNRNKRKYKHKKNGKQTKRNFEKGYQQQQEQCSAGNFVRPAASCPIPSVPAMKNAHNLWTRTYQNIVRWHCQHQSNYWRNRAFELRAENARLRRRLAVQDSEDEDAEAAIHERQQQQPERQEAVSVAPADDADADEALDEEFIAFMEVSARHRQERRRLKNESVH; encoded by the exons AAACTTTCGCAACCGTAACAAGAGAAAATATAAGCATAAAAAGAATGGTaagcaaacgaaacgaaattttGAGAAAGGCtaccagcagcagcaggaaCAGTGTTCCGCTGGAAATTTTGTTCGTCCAGCAGCGTCATGCCCAATACCGAGTGTCCcggctatgaaaaatgcccataATCTGTGGACACGTACCTATCAAAACATTGTAAGGTGGCACTGTCAGCATCAGTCCAATTACTGGCGAAACCGTGCGTTTGAGCTACGCGCCGAAAATGCACGCCTCCGACGTCGTCTTGCGGTGCAGGATTCGGAGGATGAGGATGCAG AAGCTGCAATTCAcgagcggcagcagcagcagccagaAAGGCAAGAAGCCGTCTCAGTGGCCCCTGCGGACGATGCGGACGCCGATGAGGCTCTGGACGAGGAGTTTATCGCGTTTATGGAAGTGTCCGCTAGGCATCGCCAGGAACGGAGGAGGTTGAAAAACGAAAGTGTTCATTAA